The Pseudomonadota bacterium nucleotide sequence CAAGCAGATCGCAGACGGCGAGAAGAGCCTGGCCTACGCACTCACCTTCCAGCACGACGATCGCACCCTCACCGAACAGGAGATCGAACACGCCATGAAGGCGGTGATCGATCGCGTTTCGTCGGCACTGGGCGCGCGCGTGCGCGCGTGACGAAGCCTCTGGCTGCCAGATCGCGTTCCTCGAGATGAGCGCGGCTCGAATCAACGGGCCCGCTGACGGACTCGAGGCGCAGGTTCGCTGGCTCGTCTGTGTTCGCGGTGCACTGTCGGTGCTCGCATTTGCGACCCTCATCGCCCTTGACCGCGTGTTCAGCAACAAGGACATCGACATCGCCCTTCGCATGTGCGCAGCAGAGATCGTCGCCAGCCTGGCCTGGTGGTCGTGGCTGCGCGCCAGACGCCTGCTCGGGTTGCTCATGCACGCCGGCCTGCTGCTCGATCTCGCCGTGGTGACCGTCGGAGTGGTCGCCACAGGAAGGGCGGAAAGCCCACTCCTGCCGCTCTACGTGCTGGTCTCGACAGGCGCGGGGCTCATCAACCCGCGCGGGGTCTTCGTATACTCGGCCTTGTCGGGCGCCTGCCTCGCGTCCTTGATGCTCTCCCTGCACCTGCACAGTGAACAGGGCGTCTTTCAGCTCCAGCGTGTGACGGGCATCGCTGCGACCACATGGATCATTCTGGGAAGCAGCGCCCTCGTTCTCCACCTGCTGCTGCAGCGCGCGCAATCGGAGCGAGACGCGTTGCATCACCTGACAGAAGAGCGTGGGCATCGACGTGACGACTTCGACGCCCACCAGGCCGAGCAACGTCAGCTGAACAGCGACCTGAAGGAATCGCTCCAGTCGCGGGCCCAGTTCCTGGCGCTCATGAGCCACGAGCTGCGCACCCCGCTCAACTCGA carries:
- a CDS encoding sensor histidine kinase → MSAARINGPADGLEAQVRWLVCVRGALSVLAFATLIALDRVFSNKDIDIALRMCAAEIVASLAWWSWLRARRLLGLLMHAGLLLDLAVVTVGVVATGRAESPLLPLYVLVSTGAGLINPRGVFVYSALSGACLASLMLSLHLHSEQGVFQLQRVTGIAATTWIILGSSALVLHLLLQRAQSERDALHHLTEERGHRRDDFDAHQAEQRQLNSDLKESLQSRAQFLALMSHELRTPLNSIIGFSELLLQRDINVSDEERRRFLEHIGGGGRRLLSIIDQIIDLSRLSAGTLELRAEPLHASQATRDAADAVRDIAVARKIVIETVTADGLPAAVADARRVRQVLVALLENAIRFSPPEANVRALAERSGEEVCIRITDHGPGIPTEHIRQVFEPFHQVDSSTRRKHEGPGLGLAMARTLAEAMGGRIEVESEVGKGTTMSLFLPTSVQNAGSATPG